A DNA window from Motacilla alba alba isolate MOTALB_02 chromosome 28, Motacilla_alba_V1.0_pri, whole genome shotgun sequence contains the following coding sequences:
- the LOC119712374 gene encoding kelch-like protein 24 has product MEPAQEPQELGPQTEMIADTILEVGERLFQVSRRVLSVHSRYFEAMFFGGARESSEQHIVIKGIDAVPFQALLEFTRTAQVLIDQENVTSLLETADFFQFDRVKLLCEKFLERELHVSNCLGLMTYSQQFTFTELYVSAMNVALTHWGDVICQEEFKALPKEMLVQLLKSDDLFISREDVVFDSIMIWIMEDPATREEEFLDLVGEVRVTFLSLSFLDILVKRSKRAGETDIFSRLIKKLDSCPPPSWQNPKLCPYAGRSYDTLYVLGGKHDKEQQELFLFQPKTGTWQACSPLQCKNLTQYAVAAVGSFLFVTGGYFRDEFVWYSVDWVLIYNCLDNCWLEGPAMKRSRNSHCAVGVGLYLYVLGGSTDEGIIPAVERMALMESEWESMSPMAQPVERGDAVSVGTRIYVVCGLDENGHVYDGVQRLNTETDSWDVISFSPLPRYDLCITSLNGALYTVGGEAFRFDVETDEWTQVNEECLSQKFFMGCSTVNGQIYLLGQRKGNSTFPIVVLFDPYTDVCQVIDNKLPCPLPIHGCVSVRRFDTWA; this is encoded by the exons ATGGAGCCTGCACAAgagccacaggagctggggcCTCAGACAGAAATGATTGCAGACACGATTCTTGAGGTTGGAGAGAGACTCTTCCAGGTCAGCCGTAGGGTGCTTTCAGTACACAGTCGGTATTTTGAAGCCATGTTTTTTGGAGGAGCAAGAGAGAGCTCTGAACAGCACATAGTGATCAAAGGGATCGATGCAGTGCCATTTCAAGCACTACTCGAGTTCACTCGCACAGCCCAAGTGCTCATAGATCAAGAAAATGTGACCAGCTTACTGGaaacagctgatttttttcagtttgacaGGGTGAAACTGTTGTGTGAGAAATTTCTGGAGCGAGAACTGCATGTTTCAAACTGCCTGGGCTTGATGACCTACTCACAGCAATTTACCTTTACAGAGTTATATGTGTCTGCTATGAATGTGGCTCTCACTCACTGGGGGGATGTGATATGCCAGGAAGAATTTAAGGCATTACCCAAGGAAATGCTGGTGCAGCTCCTGAAGAGTGATGACCTCTTCATTTCAAGAGAGGATGTGGTTTTTGACAGTATTATGATTTGGATAATGGAGGACCCAGCAACAagagaggaagaatttctgGATTTGGTGGGCGAAGTCAGGGTCACTTTTCTGAGTTTGTCCTTCCTTGATATCTTGGTGAAACGCAGCAAGCGTGCTGGAGAGACAGATATCTTTTCCAGACTAATAAAGAAGCTAGACAGCTGTCCCCCACCCAGCTGGCAAAATCCGAAACTGTGTCCTTATGCTGGCCGGAGCTATGACACCTTATATGTCCTGGGAGGAAAGCATGACAAGGAACAGCaagaattatttctctttcaaccTAAAACAGGGACCTGGCAGGCTTGTTCTCCACTGCAGTGCAAGAACCTCACCCAGTATGCAGTGGCAGCAGTAG GGAGCTTCCTTTTTGTGACAGGAGGATATTTCCGGGATGAATTTGTGTGGTACAGTGTGGATTGGGTGCTCATCTACAACTGCTTGGACAATTGCTGGCTGGAAGGACCAGCCATGAAGAGGTCTCGCAATAGCCACTGTGCAGTAGGAGTAGGGCTCTACTTGTATGTTCTCGGAGGGAGCACAGATGAAGGGATAATCCCAGCAGTGGAGCGCATGGCTTTGATGGAGTCAGAGTGGGAAAGCATGAGTCCTATGGCTCAGCCTGTGGAGAGAGGTGACGCGGTCAGTGTGGGAACCAGGATCTATGTGGTCTGTGGCCTGGATGAGAATGGACACGTATATGATGGAGTGCAAAGGCTGAACACGGAGACAGACAGCTGGGATGTCATCTCGTTCTCCCCTCTTCCAAG GTATGACCTCTGCATCACATCCCTGAATGGGGCTCTGTACACTGTAGGAGGGGAAGCTTTTCGATTTGATGTGGAGACAGATGAATGGACCCAGGTGAATGAGGAATGCTTGAGCCAGAAGTTCTTCATGGGATGCAGCACCGTGAATGGACAAATTTATCTCCTTGGACAGCGGAAGGGAAACAGCACCTTCCCCATTGTAGTCCTCTTTGATCCCTACACTGATGTGTGCCAGGTCATAGATAACAAACTCCCTTGCCCCCTTCCTATTCATGGCTGTGTCTCTGTGCGAAGATTTGATACGTGGGCGTAA